A single Bifidobacterium asteroides DNA region contains:
- a CDS encoding homoserine O-succinyltransferase — protein sequence MPITIPTGLPARSILDSERIFALESHEAERQEMRPLKLVILNLMPTKVETETQLLRLISKSPLQVEIDFMKTSTHQAVHTSMDHLVKFYENLDSFQDNCYDGLVVTGAPVEQMDFEQVDYWEELTRILDWASTHVFSTMYLCWGAMAGLYYRHGIAKRNLDRKVFGVFPQYLQDEYCFITNGFDEIALQPHSRWAGMDEDQVRACPDLQVLTWGPQSGPGLISTQDFSEIFVLGHWEYDRDTLAHEYQRDMAKGLDQVPFPVNYYPHDDPTLEPVFSWRAHANLLWRNWLNWVYETTPYDLNQVPTLRAAGRLGTDRSIRHAPGCPRADGYRPLAGDGYGLIPGAVKR from the coding sequence ATGCCTATCACCATCCCCACCGGATTGCCGGCCAGATCCATCCTGGATTCTGAGCGCATCTTCGCCCTGGAAAGCCACGAGGCGGAGCGCCAGGAGATGCGTCCGCTCAAGCTGGTCATCCTCAACCTGATGCCCACCAAGGTGGAGACCGAGACCCAGTTGCTGCGGCTGATCTCCAAGTCGCCGCTTCAGGTGGAGATCGACTTCATGAAGACTTCCACCCATCAGGCCGTGCACACCAGCATGGATCACTTGGTCAAGTTTTACGAAAATCTGGACTCATTCCAGGACAACTGTTATGACGGTCTGGTCGTAACGGGCGCCCCAGTGGAGCAGATGGACTTCGAGCAAGTCGACTACTGGGAGGAGCTGACCCGCATTCTGGACTGGGCGTCTACCCACGTCTTCTCCACTATGTATCTGTGCTGGGGGGCCATGGCCGGGCTCTACTACCGCCACGGCATCGCCAAGCGCAACCTGGATCGCAAGGTCTTCGGGGTCTTCCCCCAGTACCTGCAGGACGAGTACTGCTTCATCACCAATGGCTTCGACGAGATCGCCCTGCAGCCCCACTCCCGCTGGGCCGGGATGGACGAGGACCAAGTGCGGGCCTGTCCTGATCTGCAGGTGCTGACCTGGGGCCCACAGTCCGGTCCCGGACTTATCAGCACCCAGGATTTCTCAGAGATCTTCGTGCTGGGCCACTGGGAGTACGACCGTGACACCCTGGCCCACGAGTACCAGCGCGACATGGCCAAGGGCCTGGACCAGGTGCCTTTCCCGGTCAACTACTATCCTCACGACGATCCGACTTTGGAGCCGGTCTTCTCCTGGCGGGCCCATGCCAACCTGCTTTGGCGCAACTGGCTGAACTGGGTCTACGAGACCACCCCCTACGACCTGAATCAGGTGCCGACTCTGCGGGCGGCTGGCCGGCTGGGCACCGACCGATCCATCAGACACGCTCCCGGATGCCCGCGCGCTGACGGATATCGGCCTTTAGCCGGCGACGGGTATGGGCTTATTCCGGGCGCTGTCAAGCGTTGA